One region of Acidovorax sp. T1 genomic DNA includes:
- a CDS encoding DMT family transporter, whose amino-acid sequence MNAPAPQPVPAWLGEFVLLAALWGASFLFMRLGAAEFGPLPTAGLRVALATLFLWPILLQQGQWPALRKHWKPALLSGVVNSAIPFALYSWAVLHITTGLASILNATVPLFGALVAWVWLGDRINRLRWLGLGIGFVGVALLAWRAPGGAGLQSDDAPWAIAACLGATTCYAIAASFARRNLVGVPPLAAATGSQLGAALGLFVPMLWFWPAVMPGPRAWAAIVAIAILCTGIAYILYFRLIAHAGPSRALAVTFLAPVFALLYGAVFLHEAITPWMIGCGLIIVCGTMLSTGLIGTSPTRR is encoded by the coding sequence ATGAACGCCCCCGCGCCCCAACCCGTGCCGGCCTGGCTGGGCGAGTTTGTGCTGCTGGCAGCCCTGTGGGGCGCATCGTTTCTGTTCATGCGGCTGGGGGCCGCCGAGTTCGGGCCGCTGCCCACGGCCGGGCTGCGGGTGGCGCTGGCCACGCTGTTCCTGTGGCCCATCCTGCTGCAACAAGGGCAGTGGCCGGCGCTGCGCAAGCACTGGAAGCCAGCGCTGCTGTCGGGCGTGGTGAATTCAGCCATTCCATTCGCCCTGTACTCCTGGGCTGTACTGCACATCACCACAGGTCTGGCTTCCATCCTCAACGCCACGGTGCCCCTGTTCGGCGCCCTGGTAGCCTGGGTGTGGCTGGGCGACCGCATCAACCGCCTGCGCTGGCTGGGCTTGGGCATAGGCTTCGTGGGCGTGGCGCTGCTGGCCTGGCGTGCACCGGGGGGCGCGGGCCTCCAATCGGATGACGCGCCCTGGGCTATCGCTGCCTGCCTGGGGGCCACCACCTGCTATGCCATCGCAGCCAGCTTTGCCCGGCGCAACCTGGTGGGAGTGCCGCCGCTGGCCGCCGCCACGGGTAGCCAATTGGGTGCAGCGCTGGGTTTGTTCGTACCCATGCTGTGGTTCTGGCCCGCGGTCATGCCGGGGCCGCGCGCCTGGGCGGCCATCGTGGCCATTGCCATCCTCTGTACGGGCATTGCCTACATCCTCTACTTTCGCCTGATTGCCCACGCCGGCCCCAGCCGCGCCCTGGCGGTGACGTTTCTGGCGCCGGTGTTTGCCCTGCTGTATGGCGCGGTGTTTTTGCACGAGGCCATCACGCCGTGGATGATCGGCTGCGGGCTCATCATCGTGTGCGGAACGATGTTGTCAACAGGACTTATCGGGACGTCGCCCACTCGGCGGTGA
- a CDS encoding phosphomannomutase/phosphoglucomutase: MQTTPAIFKAYDIRGIVPSTLNEAVALGLGRAFGTAARAEGQTTVAVGRDGRLSGPAISSALVQGLIEAGIEVIDVGLVTTPLLYFAASTLCASGIQVTGSHNPRDYNGFKMVLNGRAIYGDEIQALRRTMEAESWQLLPGGSVRTVDVLPAYAQRITGDVKLARPMKIVVDCGNGIAGASAPAIFRALGCEVIELFSEVDGNFPNHHPDPSKPENLRDLIAALQASDAELGLAFDGDGDRLGIVTRDGTNIFPDRQMMLFAQDVLSRVPGAPILFDVKCTQRLAPAIAAAGGQPVMYKTGHSLIKARMKELDSPLGGEMSGHIFFKERWFGFDDGTYAGCRLLEILSRSADPGAVLNGLPTSFSTPELNVACAEGEPHRLTAELQALAADTFAAPAQINTIDGLRVDWPDGFGLIRASNTTPVLVLRFEGHTPEALERIEAAMLALLHRVKPDAQVGSAAH; encoded by the coding sequence GTGCAAACCACACCCGCTATTTTCAAGGCCTACGACATCCGCGGCATTGTGCCGTCCACCCTGAACGAAGCCGTGGCCCTGGGCCTGGGCCGGGCCTTTGGCACGGCAGCCCGCGCCGAAGGCCAGACCACCGTGGCGGTGGGGCGCGATGGCCGGCTGTCCGGCCCCGCCATCAGCAGCGCCCTGGTGCAGGGCCTGATTGAAGCGGGCATCGAGGTGATCGACGTGGGCCTGGTCACCACGCCCTTGCTGTATTTCGCGGCCAGCACGCTGTGCGCCAGCGGCATCCAGGTCACAGGCAGCCACAACCCGCGCGATTACAACGGCTTCAAGATGGTGCTGAACGGCCGTGCCATCTACGGCGACGAAATCCAGGCCCTGCGCCGCACCATGGAGGCCGAAAGCTGGCAGCTGCTGCCCGGCGGCAGCGTGCGCACGGTGGATGTGCTGCCCGCCTATGCGCAGCGCATCACCGGCGACGTCAAGCTGGCCCGCCCCATGAAAATCGTGGTCGATTGCGGCAACGGCATTGCCGGCGCATCGGCCCCGGCCATCTTCCGCGCGCTGGGCTGCGAGGTGATCGAGCTGTTTTCCGAGGTGGACGGCAACTTCCCCAACCACCATCCCGACCCCAGCAAACCCGAAAACCTGCGCGACCTGATTGCCGCCCTGCAGGCCAGCGACGCCGAGCTGGGCCTGGCCTTTGATGGCGACGGCGACCGCCTGGGCATCGTCACGCGCGATGGCACCAACATCTTCCCCGACCGCCAGATGATGCTGTTTGCGCAGGACGTGCTCAGCCGCGTGCCGGGCGCGCCCATCCTGTTCGACGTGAAATGCACCCAGCGCCTGGCGCCGGCCATTGCGGCGGCGGGCGGCCAGCCGGTGATGTACAAAACCGGCCACTCGCTCATCAAGGCGCGCATGAAAGAGCTTGATTCGCCCCTGGGCGGCGAGATGAGCGGCCACATCTTCTTCAAGGAGCGCTGGTTCGGCTTTGACGACGGCACCTACGCCGGCTGCCGCTTGCTCGAAATCCTGAGCCGCAGCGCCGACCCCGGCGCCGTGCTCAACGGCCTGCCCACCAGCTTCAGCACGCCTGAACTCAACGTCGCCTGTGCCGAGGGCGAGCCGCACCGCCTCACGGCCGAGCTGCAGGCCCTGGCGGCAGACACCTTTGCCGCCCCGGCGCAGATCAACACCATCGACGGCCTGCGCGTGGACTGGCCCGACGGCTTTGGCCTGATCCGCGCCAGCAACACCACGCCCGTGCTGGTGCTGCGCTTTGAAGGCCACACGCCCGAGGCGCTGGAGCGCATCGAGGCGGCCATGCTGGCCCTGTTGCACCGCGTGAAGCCCGACGCCCAGGTGGGCAGCGCAGCACACTGA
- a CDS encoding methylated-DNA--[protein]-cysteine S-methyltransferase: MQYHPSTVQTSTSTHLGTVRLAASPRGLAGLWFDGQRHLPAQLDGPHAWPHDPQHPVLVAAVGQLQQYLRGERTRFELPLDLAGGTPFQQDVWRALLSIGCGHTTSYGALGQQLGRPTAVRAVGAAVGHNPISVVVPCHRVLGKDGALTGYAGGLERKSALLQLEGAALRPARAQAQGEVGA; this comes from the coding sequence ATGCAATACCACCCTTCCACCGTACAGACAAGCACCTCGACCCACCTGGGCACCGTGCGACTGGCCGCTTCTCCACGGGGTCTGGCCGGCCTGTGGTTTGACGGCCAGCGCCATTTGCCCGCGCAACTCGACGGGCCCCATGCCTGGCCGCACGACCCGCAGCACCCGGTGCTGGTTGCCGCCGTCGGGCAACTGCAGCAATACCTGCGCGGCGAGCGCACCCGGTTCGAGCTGCCGCTGGACCTGGCAGGCGGCACGCCGTTCCAACAGGACGTGTGGCGTGCGCTGCTGTCCATTGGTTGCGGCCACACCACCAGCTATGGGGCGCTGGGCCAGCAACTGGGCCGCCCGACGGCCGTGCGCGCCGTGGGGGCCGCCGTGGGGCACAACCCGATCAGCGTGGTCGTGCCCTGCCACCGCGTGCTGGGCAAGGATGGCGCCCTGACGGGCTACGCCGGCGGCCTGGAGCGCAAAAGCGCGCTGCTGCAACTGGAAGGCGCTGCGCTGCGCCCGGCGCGGGCACAGGCACAGGGCGAGGTGGGCGCATGA
- a CDS encoding 3-deoxy-D-manno-octulosonic acid transferase, producing the protein MAHAALWLYSALTWAAQPLLLRKLRRRALAEPGYAHAVGERFGHYARPLDSLIPPSSTDPLGSFVWIHAVSLGETRAAAILLAELRQQLPGMRLLLTHGTATGRAEGEKLLIPGDVQVWQPWDTPGAVRRFLRQFRPAIGILMETEVWPNLVAACRQRGIPLVLANARFNEKSLRKSQRLAALARPAYGGLTAVWAQTQADAERLRSIGAPVRGVFGNLKFDVVPDAAQLARGRTWRAGSTRPVVMLASSREGEEAMWLAALKPKSPVALDGQAQAAINNEAISTDGPVQWLVVPRHPQRFGEVQQLLRSAGLTVSSRSQWADGPEPADVWLGDSLGEMVLYYGLADVALLGGSFAPLGGQNLIEAIACGCPVVLGPHTFNFAEAAALACEQGVAHRVADIGQGLKRACDLATDTPRLAAARGLTQAFMQQHRGAALQTAAAIAALLGMAAAP; encoded by the coding sequence ATGGCACATGCCGCACTCTGGCTGTATTCCGCCCTGACCTGGGCCGCCCAGCCGCTGCTGCTGCGCAAGCTGCGCCGCCGCGCGCTGGCCGAGCCTGGCTATGCCCACGCGGTGGGCGAGCGTTTTGGCCACTACGCGCGGCCCCTGGACAGCCTGATCCCCCCAAGCAGCACGGACCCGCTGGGCAGCTTTGTCTGGATTCACGCCGTATCACTGGGCGAAACCCGGGCCGCCGCCATTTTGCTGGCCGAGTTGCGCCAGCAGCTGCCCGGCATGCGCCTGCTGCTCACCCACGGCACCGCCACGGGCCGGGCCGAGGGCGAAAAACTGCTGATACCGGGCGATGTGCAGGTGTGGCAGCCCTGGGATACACCGGGCGCGGTGCGCCGTTTTTTGCGCCAGTTTCGCCCCGCCATCGGCATCCTCATGGAAACCGAGGTCTGGCCCAATCTGGTGGCCGCTTGCCGGCAGCGCGGCATACCGCTGGTGCTGGCCAATGCCCGGTTCAATGAAAAATCACTGCGCAAATCCCAGCGCCTGGCCGCGCTGGCCCGCCCGGCCTATGGCGGCCTGACAGCCGTCTGGGCGCAGACCCAGGCCGATGCCGAGCGACTGCGATCCATCGGCGCGCCGGTGCGGGGCGTGTTTGGCAACCTCAAGTTCGACGTGGTGCCCGATGCCGCGCAGCTGGCGCGCGGGCGCACATGGCGCGCAGGCAGCACCCGGCCGGTGGTGATGCTCGCCAGCAGCCGCGAAGGTGAAGAGGCGATGTGGCTGGCTGCCTTGAAGCCAAAAAGCCCTGTAGCGCTTGATGGACAAGCGCAAGCAGCTATCAATAATGAAGCAATTTCAACGGATGGCCCCGTACAGTGGCTGGTGGTGCCACGCCACCCCCAGCGTTTTGGCGAAGTGCAGCAACTGCTGCGCAGCGCCGGCCTGACCGTATCGAGCCGCAGCCAGTGGGCCGACGGCCCCGAGCCCGCCGATGTCTGGCTGGGCGACTCGCTGGGCGAGATGGTGCTGTATTACGGCCTGGCCGACGTGGCCTTGCTGGGCGGCAGCTTTGCCCCGCTGGGCGGGCAGAACCTGATTGAGGCCATTGCCTGTGGCTGCCCGGTGGTGCTGGGGCCACACACCTTCAATTTTGCCGAGGCGGCCGCGCTGGCCTGCGAGCAGGGCGTGGCCCACCGCGTGGCCGATATCGGGCAGGGGCTGAAACGGGCCTGCGATCTGGCAACCGACACGCCCCGGCTGGCCGCCGCCCGTGGCTTGACCCAGGCGTTCATGCAGCAGCACCGGGGCGCCGCGCTGCAGACCGCAGCCGCCATCGCGGCGCTGCTGGGCATGGCCGCTGCGCCCTGA
- a CDS encoding DNA-3-methyladenine glycosylase 2 family protein, with product MTPRNSPSAAPDDLSSDDGCYRALQARDARFDGRFFTGVTSTGIYCRPVCAVRTPRRENCRFFTLAAQAEGAGFRPCLRCRPELAPQALVWSVQDASGILVQQAVRLLDAPDAWCTGDERTATVARLAARLGVSDRHLRRIFEAALGVSPLQYLQTRRLLTAKQLLTDTPMPVTQVALVSGFASVRRFNAAFAQHYGLNPTQLRRGGETPAGAQAATLRLAYRPPLDVPALLAFFARRQFHGVEWAGDAATPALRRTVRLQSPGAAGPQDHTGWLSARFDPTRHQVLVQTSDSLYPVLPQVIRRVRAMLDLDADPAAINAVLHPSFPEGDGLRVPGAFDGFELAVRAVLGQQITVAAARTLGQRLVERFGEPIATPWPELTRLFPAPAVLAQVPGEALGQLGIVRQRQAAIVALARAVDAGQLPLQAGADVTATTAALCALPGIGDWTAQYIAMRVLRWPDAFPAGDVALQKALGVQAQPHPARAATEASRAWQPWRSYAVVRAWAAGSMADTGQGAAAHKLLKK from the coding sequence ATGACGCCGCGCAACTCGCCTTCTGCTGCACCGGACGACCTTTCATCCGACGACGGCTGTTACCGCGCCCTGCAGGCCCGGGATGCGCGTTTTGACGGGCGGTTTTTCACCGGCGTCACCTCCACCGGCATCTATTGCCGCCCAGTGTGTGCGGTGCGCACGCCCCGGCGCGAGAACTGCCGGTTCTTCACGCTGGCCGCGCAGGCCGAGGGCGCGGGCTTTCGGCCCTGCCTGCGCTGCCGGCCCGAGCTGGCGCCGCAGGCACTGGTGTGGTCGGTGCAGGACGCCAGCGGCATTCTGGTGCAGCAGGCCGTGCGGCTGCTCGACGCCCCCGATGCGTGGTGCACCGGCGACGAACGCACGGCCACGGTGGCCCGGCTGGCGGCCCGTCTGGGCGTGAGCGACCGGCACCTGCGCCGCATCTTCGAGGCGGCACTGGGGGTGTCGCCGCTGCAATACCTGCAGACCCGGCGGTTGTTGACCGCCAAGCAGTTGCTGACCGACACGCCCATGCCCGTCACGCAGGTGGCCCTGGTCAGCGGTTTTGCCAGCGTGCGCCGCTTCAACGCCGCTTTTGCCCAGCACTATGGCCTGAACCCGACCCAGCTGCGCCGTGGGGGCGAAACGCCCGCCGGCGCTCAGGCGGCCACGCTGCGGCTGGCTTACCGGCCGCCGCTGGACGTGCCCGCCTTGCTGGCCTTTTTTGCCCGCCGCCAGTTCCATGGCGTGGAGTGGGCGGGCGATGCCGCCACCCCTGCCCTGCGCCGCACGGTGCGCCTGCAAAGCCCGGGGGCTGCCGGGCCGCAAGATCACACCGGTTGGCTGAGCGCGCGCTTTGATCCCACCCGCCACCAGGTGCTGGTGCAGACCAGCGACAGCCTGTACCCCGTGCTGCCGCAGGTGATTCGCCGCGTGCGCGCCATGCTGGATCTGGACGCCGACCCGGCGGCCATCAATGCCGTGCTCCACCCCAGTTTTCCCGAGGGCGATGGCCTGCGTGTGCCCGGCGCTTTCGATGGCTTTGAGCTGGCCGTGCGTGCCGTGCTGGGCCAGCAGATCACCGTGGCGGCCGCACGCACCCTGGGGCAGCGGCTGGTGGAGCGCTTTGGCGAGCCCATCGCCACGCCCTGGCCCGAACTCACGCGGCTGTTTCCCGCACCGGCCGTGCTGGCGCAGGTGCCGGGCGAAGCGCTGGGGCAGCTGGGCATCGTGCGCCAGCGCCAGGCGGCCATCGTGGCGCTGGCGCGAGCGGTGGATGCGGGCCAGTTGCCGCTGCAGGCGGGCGCGGACGTAACCGCCACCACGGCGGCGCTGTGCGCCCTGCCCGGCATTGGCGACTGGACGGCGCAGTACATCGCCATGCGCGTGCTGCGCTGGCCAGATGCGTTTCCGGCCGGTGACGTGGCTTTGCAAAAGGCCCTGGGCGTGCAGGCGCAGCCCCATCCTGCCCGTGCGGCCACCGAAGCCTCGCGGGCCTGGCAACCCTGGCGCAGCTACGCCGTGGTGCGCGCCTGGGCGGCGGGCAGCATGGCCGACACCGGCCAAGGAGCAGCTGCACATAAGCTATTAAAAAAATAG
- a CDS encoding bifunctional acetate--CoA ligase family protein/GNAT family N-acetyltransferase: MDKHYLTPLFAPASIAVLAGQADEPETLTAYAQALHPALRAQRFAGSLQFVDTHTSGTLADLAQRKSDLAIIALPPAEVPAALEVAGRIGCRAALVLSSGMDADQAAHLKKIARREGLHLLGPNSLGFQRPHLQLNASAAGPLARDGSLALVCQSGALTASILDWARNNAVGFSAVVSLGPNTDVDIAQVLDFLAHDARTQSIVVYMEGISNARRFMSALRSAANAKPVVVLKAGRKPAGNEAAQTHSGTIVGSDDVFDSALRRAGAVRVRSFVELFSAAKCLASRYRPVGKRLAIVTNGGGPGVLAADWVNEILLNLGKLSPDSASALAPQLPPLASLSDLIDLSEDAGPEHYRLAIEAASKDRQVDGVLAIFSPKVGADSCAVATVLAEVKQRMGKPLLACWMGDASVVPARAILRDAAIPSFRTPEAAVGAFGNIASFYQNQQLLQQTPPPLSTLAKPDIEGARLVIESVLAERRKVLTEMESKTLLAAFHIPVTKTILARNAHEAMMIATQMGFPVALKIDSPDISHKSDVGGVVLNIHSGTAARDAYTDMVQRVARLQPDAHINGVTVQNMAGARRGREICIGLVTDAPFGPVITFGAGGTMIELINDRAMELPPLNQFLARQLIERSRVAETLGEWRGASAVNHDALEQVLLRVSEMVCALPQLREMDINPLIVDEHGAVAVDARIAIDHAANTSGGRADSFSHLAILPYPARYEQLWPMRGGGEYLVRPIHPDDAQMLQGLVQHLSPESRYFRFISSMVELPASMLARFTLIDYDREMALVAVFRERTVGADGEVTETERIVGVSRYVTNPDQSSCEFALVVADDFNGKGLGSRLMLSIMDAARDKGLAEMEGLVLANNPNMLKLMRSLGFVIKPYPEDADFRLVTQTL; the protein is encoded by the coding sequence ATGGACAAACACTACCTCACGCCGCTTTTTGCGCCTGCCTCCATTGCTGTTCTGGCGGGCCAGGCCGATGAACCCGAAACGCTGACCGCGTATGCGCAAGCCTTGCATCCGGCCCTGCGGGCGCAGCGCTTTGCCGGCAGCCTGCAGTTTGTGGACACGCACACCAGCGGCACGCTGGCCGATCTGGCGCAGCGAAAGTCTGATCTGGCCATCATCGCGCTGCCGCCCGCCGAAGTGCCCGCCGCGCTGGAGGTGGCGGGGCGCATTGGCTGCCGTGCAGCACTCGTGCTGTCGAGCGGCATGGACGCCGACCAGGCAGCCCACCTCAAAAAAATAGCGCGCCGCGAGGGGCTGCATTTGCTGGGCCCCAACTCGCTGGGGTTTCAGCGCCCGCACCTGCAGCTCAATGCCAGTGCGGCCGGCCCGCTGGCCCGCGATGGCTCGCTGGCGCTGGTGTGCCAGTCGGGCGCGCTCACGGCGTCGATCCTGGACTGGGCGCGCAACAACGCCGTGGGTTTTTCTGCGGTGGTGTCGCTGGGGCCGAACACGGACGTGGACATTGCCCAGGTGCTCGATTTTCTGGCCCACGATGCGCGCACACAAAGCATCGTCGTCTATATGGAGGGCATCTCCAACGCGCGCCGCTTCATGAGTGCGCTGCGCTCGGCCGCCAACGCCAAGCCGGTGGTGGTGCTCAAGGCGGGGCGCAAGCCCGCAGGCAACGAGGCCGCCCAGACGCACAGCGGCACCATCGTGGGCAGCGACGACGTGTTCGACTCGGCCCTGCGCCGGGCGGGCGCGGTGCGCGTGCGCTCGTTTGTCGAATTGTTCTCGGCCGCCAAGTGCCTGGCGTCACGCTACCGGCCGGTGGGCAAGCGCCTGGCCATCGTCACCAACGGCGGCGGCCCCGGTGTGCTGGCGGCCGACTGGGTCAATGAAATTTTGCTCAACCTGGGCAAGCTGTCGCCCGATTCGGCGAGCGCGCTGGCGCCCCAATTGCCGCCCCTGGCGTCTCTGTCGGATTTGATCGACCTGTCGGAAGACGCGGGCCCCGAGCACTATCGCCTGGCCATCGAGGCGGCCAGCAAAGACCGGCAGGTGGATGGTGTTCTGGCCATCTTTTCACCCAAAGTCGGCGCGGACTCCTGTGCCGTGGCCACCGTGCTGGCCGAGGTGAAGCAGCGCATGGGCAAGCCGCTGCTGGCCTGCTGGATGGGGGACGCCTCGGTGGTGCCGGCGCGCGCCATTTTGCGCGACGCCGCCATCCCGAGCTTTCGCACGCCCGAGGCGGCCGTGGGCGCCTTTGGCAACATCGCTTCGTTCTACCAGAACCAGCAGCTGTTGCAGCAAACGCCACCGCCGCTGTCCACGCTGGCCAAGCCCGACATCGAAGGCGCGCGCCTGGTCATCGAAAGCGTGCTGGCCGAGCGGCGCAAGGTGCTCACCGAAATGGAGTCCAAAACGCTGCTGGCGGCGTTCCATATTCCGGTCACCAAGACTATCCTTGCGCGCAATGCGCACGAGGCCATGATGATCGCCACGCAGATGGGTTTTCCGGTGGCGCTGAAGATCGACTCGCCCGACATCAGCCACAAGTCCGACGTGGGCGGCGTGGTCCTCAACATCCACAGCGGCACCGCGGCCCGCGACGCCTACACCGACATGGTCCAGCGCGTGGCGCGCCTGCAACCGGATGCGCACATCAACGGGGTGACGGTGCAGAACATGGCGGGCGCCCGGCGCGGGCGCGAGATCTGCATCGGCCTTGTGACCGACGCCCCGTTCGGCCCGGTGATCACCTTCGGTGCGGGCGGCACCATGATCGAGCTCATCAACGACCGCGCCATGGAACTGCCCCCGCTCAACCAGTTTCTGGCACGCCAGCTGATCGAGCGCTCGCGCGTGGCCGAAACGCTGGGTGAGTGGCGTGGCGCCAGCGCGGTCAACCACGATGCGCTGGAACAGGTGCTGCTGCGCGTGTCGGAAATGGTGTGCGCCTTGCCCCAGCTGCGCGAGATGGACATCAACCCGCTCATCGTGGACGAGCACGGCGCCGTGGCGGTGGATGCGCGCATTGCCATCGACCACGCGGCCAACACCTCGGGCGGGCGGGCCGACAGCTTCAGCCACCTGGCCATCCTGCCGTATCCCGCACGCTACGAGCAGCTGTGGCCCATGCGCGGGGGCGGCGAATACCTGGTGCGCCCGATCCACCCCGACGACGCGCAGATGCTGCAGGGGCTGGTGCAGCACCTGTCGCCCGAAAGCCGGTATTTCCGCTTCATCTCATCCATGGTCGAACTGCCGGCCTCGATGCTGGCCCGCTTCACCCTGATCGACTATGACCGCGAAATGGCGCTGGTGGCCGTGTTCCGCGAGCGCACCGTGGGCGCCGACGGCGAGGTGACGGAAACCGAGCGCATCGTGGGCGTGTCGCGCTATGTCACCAACCCCGACCAGTCGAGCTGCGAGTTTGCGCTGGTGGTGGCCGACGATTTCAACGGCAAGGGCCTGGGCTCGCGCCTGATGCTCAGCATCATGGACGCGGCCCGCGACAAAGGCCTGGCCGAGATGGAAGGCCTGGTGCTGGCCAATAACCCCAACATGCTCAAGCTGATGCGCAGCCTGGGCTTTGTGATCAAGCCTTATCCGGAAGACGCAGATTTCAGGCTGGTCACGCAAACGCTGTAG